The DNA region GATCGAACCATTATTAGATACGGTCAACTGAGCATTCAAAGCTCTCAAAGAAAACAATGACTTTTTACTCAACGCGTCGCtgactacattcgcttttcccggataattgtcgataatcaactcataatcttttattagctctaaccatcgttgttgcctcaaattcaactctttctgagttagtagatactttaaactcttgtgatccataaatactcggcatctctcaccatataaaagatgtcaccaaatcttcagtgcgaacaccacagctgcaagctctaaatcatgggtcggataattcttctcatgaagTTTTAGCTGccttgaggcataggctataaccttgccttcttgcattatcACTTACCCTAAACCATTTAGggaggcatcactaaaaactaaaaattccttgcccgactcaggttgcactaaaattggggcttcggtcaacaaagcctttaatctcTCGAAGCTCTGTTGTCACTCTTCTGTCCaatcgaacttgacatctttttgcagtagCCTTGTTATCAGtgtagctatcatggagaatccgtTTACAAATCATTTATAGTATCCTGTTAGCCCCCAAAACTGCggacctctgtcacattcctcaGCGGTTTCCATTCTACAATAGCTGAGatcttattcggatcaactctgatCCCGTCTcctgacacaatgtgtcctaggaatccaaCTTTCTTAAACCAAAACTCGatcttactaaacttagcatagagctgtttatctctcaaagttcaTAACACAGTTCTTAAATATTCCGCACACTCACTCTCattacgtgaataaatcaatatatcgtcgaTAAAAAtgacaacaaacttatccaagtacggccgGAAGAtgcgattcatcaagtccataaatactgccggggcattatttaatccaaaaggcataataagaaactcataatgcccatatcttgtccgaaaagcagtcttcggtacatcatgttccttgactcttaactggtagtagcccgatcttaagtctatcttagagaacacagtgGCCCCTCTCAATTGATCGAagagatcatctatcctcggcaaaggatacttgttcttcactgtcacATTGTTAAACTGTctgtagtcgatacataacctcatcgacctgtCCTTTTTAACAAAAAGCACTGGAGCACTCCATGGTGAATAACTCGGTCTAACAAgacctttatctgttaactcttgcaactgcactTTCAACTCTTTGAACTCGGTGGGGGCCATCCTATAAGGTGTAATCGAGATTGGCATCGTAGCAGGagccaactcgataccaaactcaacctctctctcTGGGGGTAACCTTGGTAACTCATTCGGAAAGAcgtctataaactcacaaaccactggtacagactcaatcttcgactcagacacttgggtattcagcacaaaagctagataagcttcatacccttttctcaaatatctttcgGCTGCCAAAGACGATATTACCACAGATAAATTATCTGACTTATCTGGCCCAACTCGAAGATCATTTCCATCCTCACATCTTAGCTGAATTACTTTTATCTCACAGTATACTACAATGCCATGGGAAGTCAATCAATCAATCCCAGGAATGACAtcgaattcattaaacggcaacaacatcaagttagccggaaaacaatggcctctaatcatcaaaggacaatttctacatacttggtccactaatgaatgcttgcctaacgggttagacacttttattgcaaactcagtggactctgcTAACATGTTTATACGAGGTATTAATTCCATACATatgtaagagtgggtagatcctgGGTCAATTAAAGCGACAACAGTTATATCGTGAATAGAAAAGGTAGCCGTGATCACATCTGGAGACTTTGCCTCTTCACGGGTTCGTATAGCATAGGTCCTCGCTGGTGCTTTGCCTTCAGACCTTAATACGGCCTCTCTTGGTGCACCTCTACTACTATACCCACTCTCGCGATTCTTTTGAGGCCTACCCCTCAAGGGAGCACTGCTTGTTTTCAACTCGTGGATAAAGTGGTTAAGTGACCCACACTTGAAAAAGCCCCTCTCGCTTACTCAGCATTCGTCCAAGTGACGTCTTCCATATTACGAACACTCCAGCCTACTTcgccgagcactaccaacacttgccACTGAGGTAGTTTGGGCTTTAGATCTCATGTTCTGACGATTCTTGTTTCTCATCGAATATCCAATTGAAGTATTCGATTGGGTAGTAAACTCTTTTGACCTCTTAGAGGA from Gossypium hirsutum isolate 1008001.06 chromosome A04, Gossypium_hirsutum_v2.1, whole genome shotgun sequence includes:
- the LOC121228081 gene encoding uncharacterized protein; this translates as MDPNITTADDVESNMSAPEEETTPIESEPVSMGQGGGAREAYFRMMDAWYTEFVRANSNTPLPPPPPIPQYAPVAPQCADVFKREKPLEFLELKQDSKTVTEYEREFVKLNKYARKCVSTEATTCKRFEDGLNEDIRVFVGIVELREFVVLVERACKAEELVKERRKAAIESRDLKRRWMGKKHQSSSKRSKEFTTQSNTSIGYSMRNKNRQNMRSKAQTTSVASVGSARRSRLECSAPLRGRPQKNRESGYSSRGAPREAVLRSEGKAPARTYAIRTREEAKSPDVITATFSIHDITVVALIDPGSTHSYILYCEIKVIQLRCEDGNDLRVGPDKSDNLSVVISSLAAERYLRKGLPPEREVEFGIELAPATMPISITPYRMAPTEFKELKVQLQELTDKGLVRPSYSPWSAPVLFVKKDRSMRLCIDYRQFNNVTVKNKYPLPRIDDLFDQLRGATLYAKFSKIEFWFKKVGFLGHIVSGDGIRVDPNKISAIVEWKPLRNVTEVRSFGG